A section of the Ruania halotolerans genome encodes:
- the melA gene encoding alpha-galactosidase, translating into MSTTTFVTNPKIAIIGAGGFVFPFRLIGDILSFPALRESTLCLMDIDPTRLDPVADAGEELVAHHGFATTIERTTDRREALAGADVVIITFQVGGVASYKHDVEIPRKYGIDQTVGDTLGPGGVFRFLRSVDAYDEIADDARELCPDAQFINYANPMAMATAYLNAKGLNAVGLCHSVQGTTRMLARTLGVPYEEVSYRCAGINHQSWILEFRHGQEDLYPRLHEVMGERHQRGRGAAQLAGDEGDHSEAAEEMSSYEGGNEQVRTAIMAHFGKFQTESSHHASEYLPYFRKDATTITEYIPQRWDYYEICAAHDEQGDIAGQLAKMKEQLTASVEYGAMIVNSLVTGTPSVVHGNTPNRGVLIENLPADACVEVPCLVDSRGVQPTTVGALPPQLAALNRTNINVQTLAVDAALTGDREHMFHAVALDPLTGAKLTLEEIRAMTDELVAAHGDMLPERLRGPRESLRV; encoded by the coding sequence ATGAGCACAACGACGTTCGTCACGAACCCGAAGATCGCCATCATCGGAGCCGGAGGCTTCGTCTTCCCGTTCCGCCTCATCGGCGACATCCTCAGCTTCCCCGCCCTGCGCGAGTCGACCCTGTGCCTGATGGACATCGACCCCACGCGGCTGGACCCCGTTGCTGACGCCGGCGAGGAACTCGTCGCTCACCACGGCTTCGCCACCACCATCGAGCGCACCACCGACCGCCGCGAGGCCCTCGCGGGCGCCGACGTCGTCATCATCACCTTCCAGGTGGGCGGGGTGGCCTCCTACAAACACGATGTGGAGATCCCCAGGAAGTACGGCATCGACCAGACCGTGGGTGACACGCTCGGCCCGGGTGGAGTGTTCCGGTTCCTGCGCTCGGTGGACGCCTACGACGAGATCGCCGACGACGCCCGCGAGCTCTGCCCGGACGCGCAATTCATCAACTACGCCAACCCGATGGCCATGGCCACGGCGTACCTCAATGCCAAGGGGCTGAACGCCGTCGGGCTCTGCCACAGCGTGCAGGGCACCACCCGCATGCTCGCACGCACCTTGGGCGTGCCGTATGAGGAGGTCAGCTACCGCTGCGCCGGGATCAACCACCAGTCCTGGATCCTGGAGTTCCGCCACGGCCAGGAGGACCTGTACCCGCGGCTGCACGAGGTGATGGGCGAGCGTCACCAGCGCGGGCGCGGCGCCGCGCAGCTCGCCGGTGACGAGGGCGATCACAGCGAGGCGGCCGAGGAGATGAGTTCCTACGAGGGCGGCAACGAGCAGGTCCGCACGGCGATCATGGCGCACTTCGGCAAGTTCCAGACCGAATCGAGCCATCACGCCTCGGAGTACCTGCCCTACTTCCGCAAGGACGCCACAACCATCACGGAGTACATCCCGCAGCGGTGGGACTACTACGAGATCTGCGCCGCGCACGACGAGCAGGGCGACATCGCCGGGCAGCTGGCGAAGATGAAGGAGCAGCTCACCGCCTCCGTGGAGTACGGCGCGATGATCGTCAACTCCCTGGTCACCGGCACCCCGAGCGTCGTCCACGGCAACACCCCCAACCGTGGGGTGCTGATCGAGAACCTGCCAGCCGATGCCTGCGTGGAGGTGCCGTGCCTGGTCGACTCACGTGGCGTGCAGCCGACGACGGTCGGCGCGTTGCCACCGCAGCTCGCCGCCCTGAACCGCACCAACATCAACGTCCAGACCCTGGCCGTGGACGCTGCCCTCACCGGGGACCGCGAGCACATGTTCCACGCGGTGGCGCTCGACCCGCTCACCGGGGCGAAGCTGACGCTGGAGGAGATCCGGGCGATGACCGATGAGCTGGTCGCCGCGCATGGCGACATGCTGCCGGAGCGGTTGCGTGGGCCACGCGAGAGCTTGAGGGTGTGA
- a CDS encoding carbohydrate ABC transporter permease, producing MSTTSSTTRRVTGPPHVRRRWTSPGTWVLVATLAGVAILMVFPLYWMGVSAFTPGGQSQSSEFYLWPSEPTLTNYTEVFATQPVWRWIGNSLFITIVTTVISVTVSLGAGYALAKFRFWGKGLLYTVFLLTIMIPIQVTLVPSFLVVARLGLVDSPWAVILPTAFDVVGIFIARQFMLAVPDAILEASRLDGAGEVRTFRSVVLPTCGPLVGVLVILSFMAKWNDFLWPLVVLQGNENFTVPVGLSTLTNNPAFASPWGAVMAVASLTVLPVLAVFLVFQRQFVQGIASTGIK from the coding sequence GTGAGCACCACGAGCTCGACCACCAGGCGCGTCACGGGACCACCGCACGTGCGCCGTCGCTGGACCAGCCCGGGCACCTGGGTGCTGGTCGCCACGCTTGCCGGCGTCGCGATCCTGATGGTCTTCCCGCTGTACTGGATGGGCGTCTCGGCCTTCACGCCGGGAGGTCAGTCGCAGAGCTCGGAGTTCTACCTGTGGCCGAGCGAGCCGACCCTGACCAACTACACCGAAGTGTTCGCGACCCAGCCGGTATGGCGCTGGATCGGCAATTCCCTGTTCATCACCATCGTCACCACGGTCATCTCGGTGACGGTGTCCCTGGGCGCTGGGTATGCACTCGCGAAGTTCCGGTTCTGGGGCAAGGGACTGCTGTACACCGTGTTCCTGCTCACGATCATGATCCCGATCCAGGTGACGCTGGTGCCTTCGTTCCTCGTCGTTGCCCGGCTGGGCCTGGTCGACTCACCGTGGGCGGTGATCTTGCCGACGGCGTTCGACGTGGTCGGGATCTTCATCGCCCGTCAGTTCATGCTCGCTGTTCCGGACGCGATCCTGGAGGCCTCCCGCCTGGACGGCGCCGGCGAGGTGCGCACCTTCAGGTCGGTGGTGCTGCCGACCTGCGGGCCGCTGGTGGGCGTGCTGGTGATCCTGTCCTTCATGGCCAAGTGGAACGACTTCCTCTGGCCGCTGGTGGTGCTGCAGGGCAACGAGAACTTCACCGTGCCGGTGGGATTGTCGACGCTGACGAACAATCCGGCCTTCGCCTCCCCCTGGGGTGCGGTGATGGCGGTGGCTTCGCTGACGGTGCTGCCTGTGCTGGCCGTGTTCCTGGTCTTCCAGCGTCAGTTCGTGCAGGGGATTGCGAGCACGGGGATCAAGTGA
- a CDS encoding DUF222 domain-containing protein, producing the protein MTNNGTDLIAGEPRALLIESLRNLDMSEERDGMRHMSGTVDLCVVRALMRVEAQLLLEDADSPEVGHVLGRSAEQRRADAFVALVAALADGAAAGATAPAPV; encoded by the coding sequence ATGACGAACAACGGAACTGATCTGATCGCTGGTGAACCCAGAGCCCTGCTCATCGAGTCGCTCCGCAACCTTGACATGAGCGAAGAGCGTGACGGAATGAGGCACATGTCGGGCACCGTCGACCTTTGCGTCGTGCGGGCCCTCATGCGCGTCGAGGCGCAGCTCTTACTCGAGGACGCGGACTCGCCCGAGGTGGGTCATGTCCTCGGACGGAGCGCCGAGCAGCGACGTGCCGACGCCTTCGTGGCCTTGGTCGCCGCGCTCGCCGACGGAGCAGCCGCCGGTGCCACCGCACCCGCGCCGGTCTGA
- a CDS encoding helix-turn-helix domain-containing protein — translation MAIRGTVSSPESLGRILQQARLLAGLSQRQLANRMGVSQRYIWEMEAGKPSKYTDRLFAMMRETHMTLSASIETPDE, via the coding sequence GTGGCGATTCGTGGCACTGTCTCAAGCCCAGAGTCCCTGGGCAGGATTCTGCAACAAGCCCGGCTCCTTGCCGGCCTCTCCCAGCGCCAGCTCGCGAACAGGATGGGCGTGAGTCAGCGCTACATCTGGGAGATGGAAGCCGGTAAGCCGTCGAAATACACCGACCGGTTGTTCGCCATGATGCGCGAAACTCACATGACGCTGTCGGCATCCATCGAGACGCCTGATGAGTGA
- a CDS encoding type II toxin-antitoxin system HipA family toxin — protein sequence MSELQVELYGEPLGTLRGDSRSYDFAADARALERHGLDSLVLSLAVPLSAVPVRSAKARRQNFFAELLPEGRLLARLADRARVRPTDAFGMLRRYGRDVAGALQIWDPEEPGEPKEPRLAAIDAAGIARLLERENDQPLGNRPTGGKTSLAGVQDKIVLAWQDAAWHQVLDGYPSTHILKPQVVGNPTGLFDEEYGARIARHIGLCEYETRIDTFAGVHALVIERYDRDASMPQGRVHQEDMNQALGASRDQKYQRIGGRVSLARMASAIGSVSPDAPTTLLRMVTAAVALGNLDMHAKNISLLHPPDGSVRMAPAYDMVPMAHQDTDGEMALAVAEEYRHRQLTREHLVSEATAWGLRDVRTVIDRTLEAILAAVREEAPHPSAHPGLRANVARSATNLLRSGAVGD from the coding sequence ATGAGTGAGCTCCAGGTCGAGCTCTACGGCGAACCGCTCGGCACCTTGCGGGGTGACAGCCGCAGCTACGACTTCGCGGCTGACGCACGTGCGCTGGAGCGGCACGGGCTGGACAGTCTGGTGCTCTCACTCGCAGTCCCGTTGAGCGCGGTGCCGGTGCGCTCAGCGAAGGCTCGTCGTCAGAACTTCTTCGCCGAACTCCTCCCCGAAGGCCGACTGCTCGCGCGCTTGGCGGATCGGGCGCGAGTCAGGCCGACCGATGCCTTCGGGATGCTTCGCCGGTACGGACGGGATGTAGCCGGAGCGCTGCAGATCTGGGATCCGGAGGAGCCGGGTGAGCCGAAGGAGCCGCGTCTCGCAGCCATCGATGCGGCCGGGATCGCGCGCCTGCTCGAACGTGAGAACGACCAGCCCTTGGGCAACCGGCCGACCGGCGGCAAGACGTCCCTGGCCGGCGTGCAGGACAAGATCGTGCTGGCGTGGCAGGACGCGGCGTGGCACCAGGTGCTCGATGGCTATCCGTCGACCCACATCCTCAAGCCGCAGGTGGTGGGCAACCCGACCGGACTGTTCGACGAAGAGTACGGGGCACGGATCGCCCGGCATATCGGCCTGTGTGAGTACGAGACTCGGATCGACACCTTCGCCGGCGTGCACGCGCTGGTGATCGAGCGGTACGACCGGGACGCGTCGATGCCGCAGGGCCGCGTGCACCAGGAGGACATGAATCAGGCACTCGGCGCCTCGCGCGACCAGAAGTACCAGCGGATCGGCGGGCGAGTGAGCCTGGCCCGCATGGCGTCCGCGATCGGCAGCGTGAGTCCGGACGCCCCGACGACGTTGCTCAGGATGGTCACGGCCGCCGTCGCTCTCGGCAATCTCGACATGCACGCCAAGAACATCTCCCTCCTACATCCCCCGGATGGGTCGGTGCGAATGGCGCCGGCGTATGACATGGTGCCGATGGCGCATCAGGACACCGATGGCGAGATGGCTCTGGCCGTCGCCGAGGAGTATCGCCACCGCCAGCTCACCCGGGAGCATCTGGTCAGCGAGGCGACTGCCTGGGGGCTACGCGATGTCAGGACGGTCATCGATCGCACGCTCGAGGCGATCCTCGCAGCGGTGCGCGAGGAGGCGCCGCACCCGAGCGCGCATCCGGGGTTGCGGGCCAATGTCGCCCGATCCGCGACGAACCTGCTCAGGTCCGGGGCGGTGGGTGACTGA
- a CDS encoding helix-turn-helix domain-containing protein translates to MHNDWLTTSEAASMLGVSRQHVVDLCERGELNCTKTGTHRRIRRFEIQRLLQPPLTREQEKSLWLHRVLLGYLMIDPENVLETARENIRNWKSVHRADGMATRYLEQWEQVIDGGVDEVVTVLMGTDEHSSELRQNSPFAGVLSEVDRRQALRSFREHWDREHAAA, encoded by the coding sequence ATGCACAACGATTGGTTGACCACGAGTGAGGCGGCGAGCATGCTCGGCGTCTCGCGTCAGCACGTCGTCGACCTGTGTGAGCGCGGTGAGTTGAACTGCACCAAGACAGGAACACACCGCCGGATCCGGCGGTTCGAGATTCAGCGTCTGCTCCAGCCCCCGCTCACCCGCGAACAGGAGAAGAGTCTGTGGTTGCATCGTGTGCTGCTGGGCTACCTCATGATCGACCCGGAGAACGTGCTCGAGACAGCGCGAGAGAACATCCGCAACTGGAAGTCAGTACACCGTGCCGATGGCATGGCGACGCGCTACCTGGAGCAGTGGGAGCAGGTCATCGACGGCGGCGTCGACGAGGTCGTCACGGTACTCATGGGCACTGATGAGCATTCCAGTGAGTTGCGGCAGAACAGCCCGTTCGCGGGTGTCCTCTCGGAGGTCGACCGACGGCAGGCGTTGCGGTCCTTCCGCGAGCACTGGGACCGCGAGCACGCGGCCGCGTGA
- a CDS encoding Ig-like domain-containing protein, whose protein sequence is MNRAQKPALVALGALVLTAALGPVSAMAAPPEECGEAPSCTERFEVTGVPELWTVPEGVDELSLTVAAGAGGSYFSDGGAGGQVEATVSVEPGDQLAFIVGDRGQNSNLGGAGGYGGGAGSFGNGYGGGGGGGSFVFAEDAGSWSPMLVAGGGGGGAGDENAPGTYDGAGFGGAGGFVGDGADAAAASTGNHVAGATVSAAGYSAGTVAAFDGAALLGGQGQGGAINNGGGSGGGGGGYYGGAGSQQSFRGGGGGSGFAATGATVIGESANEAAAGFIEVRYANLHTAATVTASTEAPLAGDPVTLTGQISQFDVTGGSGTLAFLVTSGGEQTTIGTVPVTTAGSGPFTATAEVEFVPPASGEYFIDLVYTDDGGHYDTSAAAITLEAGQRATATTVAIDPESPVEGDEVVLTATVTDAEESAAQGVGPISGTVTFFDGETQIGSSDVVDGVAALTWEPGAGDYDLRASYAGDATYTASEAEAALTVTAPPTPTPSETPSPSQTPEPSETPTQTEDHELAETGGEAMVPALLTLGLLAAGAVLLMARRRRVS, encoded by the coding sequence ATGAATCGTGCACAGAAGCCTGCCCTTGTCGCTCTCGGCGCCCTGGTGCTGACCGCCGCACTTGGGCCGGTCTCCGCCATGGCAGCGCCCCCGGAGGAGTGTGGTGAAGCGCCGAGCTGCACCGAACGGTTCGAGGTGACCGGTGTGCCGGAACTGTGGACCGTCCCTGAGGGTGTCGACGAGCTCTCGTTGACCGTCGCCGCAGGCGCCGGCGGGAGTTACTTCTCGGACGGCGGTGCCGGCGGGCAGGTTGAAGCCACGGTGTCCGTTGAACCCGGTGACCAGTTGGCCTTCATCGTCGGCGACCGAGGGCAGAACAGTAACCTCGGTGGAGCCGGCGGGTACGGCGGCGGCGCCGGCAGCTTCGGCAACGGGTATGGCGGCGGCGGTGGCGGAGGCAGCTTCGTCTTTGCTGAGGACGCCGGGTCGTGGAGCCCGATGCTAGTTGCAGGTGGCGGCGGTGGAGGTGCCGGGGACGAGAACGCGCCGGGCACCTACGACGGCGCGGGATTCGGTGGCGCGGGCGGGTTCGTCGGTGACGGGGCCGACGCCGCTGCCGCGAGTACCGGCAACCACGTGGCAGGAGCGACGGTCTCCGCTGCCGGCTATTCCGCCGGCACAGTCGCTGCGTTCGACGGCGCCGCGCTACTCGGGGGGCAGGGGCAGGGCGGCGCAATCAACAACGGAGGTGGCAGCGGCGGGGGCGGTGGTGGCTATTACGGCGGCGCGGGTAGTCAGCAATCCTTCCGAGGTGGTGGTGGCGGCTCCGGGTTCGCCGCGACCGGAGCCACCGTCATCGGTGAATCAGCCAATGAGGCAGCGGCTGGCTTCATCGAGGTCAGGTACGCGAACCTCCACACGGCGGCCACGGTCACGGCCTCCACGGAGGCCCCGCTCGCCGGTGATCCGGTGACGCTGACGGGCCAGATCAGCCAGTTCGACGTCACCGGCGGCTCGGGCACACTAGCCTTCCTCGTCACCTCTGGCGGAGAACAGACCACCATCGGCACGGTCCCCGTGACAACTGCTGGTTCCGGACCCTTTACGGCAACCGCCGAGGTCGAGTTCGTTCCGCCCGCGTCGGGGGAGTACTTCATCGACCTCGTCTACACCGACGACGGCGGCCATTACGACACCAGCGCTGCGGCGATCACGCTCGAGGCAGGCCAGCGCGCCACCGCGACCACGGTCGCCATCGACCCCGAGTCGCCGGTCGAGGGCGATGAGGTGGTGCTGACGGCGACGGTGACTGACGCTGAAGAAAGCGCGGCGCAAGGTGTCGGACCGATCTCCGGCACGGTGACGTTCTTCGACGGTGAGACGCAGATCGGCAGCAGTGACGTCGTCGACGGCGTGGCCGCCCTGACCTGGGAGCCGGGTGCGGGGGATTACGACCTGCGCGCGAGTTACGCGGGTGACGCGACCTACACCGCATCGGAGGCGGAGGCGGCCCTCACTGTGACAGCACCGCCGACACCGACGCCGAGCGAGACGCCCTCGCCGAGTCAGACACCTGAGCCGAGCGAGACTCCGACCCAGACCGAGGATCACGAGCTTGCTGAGACCGGTGGTGAGGCGATGGTTCCGGCGCTGCTCACGCTCGGTTTGCTCGCTGCCGGCGCTGTGCTCCTGATGGCACGTCGCCGTCGAGTGAGCTGA
- a CDS encoding LacI family DNA-binding transcriptional regulator: protein MATLKDVAQLAGVSPRTVSNVVNHQPYVAGETRARVEAALAALDYRPNQLAKSLRTGKIGLLGFVVPDLAQSHFARLAAEVVQAATARGYTVAVDQTHGDIERERRLIQLGPRGAMFDGAIFHPEALRAEDIEHRESEFPLVLVGERIAGDHLDHVYIDDRAAAYEATRKLIADGHRRIAAIGLRRADYARTAHLREEGVRAALAEAEGVAGGHHQYVERYDAEDGYEAMANLVDSAERPDAVICFNDMLAMGALRRLHEHDVDVPGDMALVGFDDITEASFSFPPLTTVAADHAEIAETAVKALIGRIGDPGGAVREYLVSHRLVVRGSTRG from the coding sequence ATGGCAACACTGAAGGACGTGGCACAGCTCGCGGGCGTCTCACCACGCACGGTGAGCAACGTCGTCAACCACCAGCCGTACGTGGCGGGCGAGACCCGGGCTCGGGTGGAGGCGGCGCTCGCGGCCCTGGACTACCGGCCGAACCAGCTGGCGAAGAGCCTGCGCACCGGCAAAATCGGGCTGCTCGGCTTCGTGGTGCCGGACCTGGCACAGTCGCACTTCGCGCGGCTGGCGGCCGAGGTGGTGCAGGCCGCGACCGCCCGCGGGTACACGGTGGCCGTGGACCAGACGCATGGGGACATCGAGCGTGAACGACGGCTGATCCAGCTGGGGCCGCGCGGTGCGATGTTCGACGGGGCGATCTTCCACCCCGAGGCGCTGCGGGCTGAGGACATCGAGCACCGGGAGTCGGAGTTCCCGCTGGTGCTGGTGGGGGAGCGGATCGCCGGGGATCACCTCGATCACGTCTACATCGACGATCGGGCGGCCGCGTATGAGGCGACGAGGAAGTTGATTGCGGATGGCCACCGGCGCATCGCCGCGATCGGGCTACGGCGGGCGGACTACGCGCGCACCGCGCACCTACGGGAGGAGGGGGTGCGGGCGGCTCTGGCGGAAGCGGAAGGAGTGGCGGGCGGGCACCACCAGTACGTGGAGCGCTACGACGCCGAGGACGGCTACGAGGCGATGGCGAACCTCGTGGACTCGGCCGAACGACCGGACGCGGTGATCTGCTTCAACGACATGCTCGCCATGGGAGCGCTGCGGCGACTGCACGAGCACGACGTGGACGTACCAGGGGACATGGCGCTGGTCGGGTTCGACGACATCACCGAGGCGTCGTTCTCGTTCCCGCCGTTGACGACCGTGGCGGCCGATCATGCGGAGATTGCCGAAACGGCGGTGAAGGCGCTGATCGGGCGGATCGGGGATCCGGGGGGAGCAGTGCGGGAATATCTGGTTTCGCACCGGTTGGTGGTGCGGGGGTCGACACGGGGGTGA
- a CDS encoding helix-turn-helix domain-containing protein, giving the protein MGTDDLRDRPRTREEGRGFGRVVTEQPALWCRRGEPPTMLTLHRHDDLEVNIVLRGELRYLYAGRPLVLREGQIAMFWATQPHGLVQERTEADAAGETCWVHVPFATVLSWGLAEADMQRLMQAMPLVTDEPALRERLAAMVSTWLEEIGDRATEGIALLEIQAAVRRILRADPVPWPFTDGATPSPEAAPEAAHEAPEPDGAHSRMAGRAGDAGHALRMAQFVVDRFRGEVSVGDVARSVHLTPSHAMTVFRRAVGVTIGEYVTMCRVAEAQRLLLTSRLSSTQIAEAAGFGSLSSYYAHVRRACGMTPREYRRQVEV; this is encoded by the coding sequence GTGGGCACCGACGATCTCCGGGACAGACCGCGAACCCGCGAGGAGGGGCGCGGCTTCGGCCGCGTCGTCACCGAGCAGCCGGCACTGTGGTGCCGCCGCGGGGAACCGCCGACGATGCTCACGCTGCACCGCCACGATGACCTCGAGGTCAACATCGTCCTGCGCGGTGAGCTGCGCTACCTCTACGCCGGCCGCCCGCTGGTGCTGCGGGAGGGGCAGATCGCCATGTTCTGGGCCACGCAACCGCACGGCCTGGTGCAGGAACGTACGGAGGCCGACGCCGCGGGGGAGACGTGCTGGGTGCACGTGCCGTTCGCCACCGTGCTCAGCTGGGGCCTGGCCGAGGCGGATATGCAGCGGCTGATGCAGGCGATGCCGCTGGTCACCGACGAGCCGGCCCTGCGCGAGCGCCTCGCGGCGATGGTCTCCACCTGGTTGGAGGAGATCGGGGATCGGGCCACCGAGGGCATCGCGCTGCTGGAGATCCAGGCAGCGGTGCGGCGCATCCTGCGCGCCGATCCTGTGCCCTGGCCCTTCACCGACGGCGCGACACCCTCTCCCGAGGCTGCCCCCGAGGCCGCTCATGAGGCCCCGGAGCCCGACGGCGCACACTCGCGTATGGCCGGACGTGCCGGCGATGCGGGGCACGCCCTACGGATGGCGCAGTTCGTCGTCGACAGATTCCGCGGCGAGGTGAGTGTGGGCGACGTCGCGCGCTCGGTCCACCTGACGCCGTCGCACGCGATGACGGTGTTCCGCCGGGCCGTGGGCGTGACGATCGGGGAGTACGTGACCATGTGCCGGGTGGCGGAGGCGCAGCGGCTGCTGCTGACCTCGCGGCTGTCCTCCACTCAGATCGCGGAGGCCGCCGGCTTCGGCTCGCTGTCCAGCTACTACGCGCACGTGAGGCGGGCGTGCGGGATGACGCCGCGGGAGTACCGCCGTCAGGTGGAGGTGTGA
- a CDS encoding ABC transporter substrate-binding protein codes for MRTIRRTCGAALAAVALVGVAACSDGASSGDGGPVTLTMWHGLTGPDGPAFQEVVDNFNDSQDEVTIEAEALPWDSLYQQFLTAATSDDGPDLVAMSASRLPQYAERGVLGSTDEFYADDTYMDTSVLAEGAVQASVYDGVNYGVPLNLGPVLMYWNKALFEEAGLDPEAPPTTWEEFEEMIPDLTVDEDGDGTPEQYPIAMGDHSTVPVFPSFLWNGGGGVVSDDGTTSLLGDAATVAAAEHWVNLVREEQITPVGMSGADSDQLFQAELAAITINGPWMTAGLTEAGLDYDVTVPMAGPEGQSILGDVVSMTISQRLTDAEKDAAFTFFAYWESVESQATWANGSGFPAIRTDMPGDAVTNEWAAVFGAPEVLENVRPYLTGVPGSGEINEDIFTPALQSALNGTGEVADLFPAAGEEIQAILDDGS; via the coding sequence ATGAGGACCATTCGACGCACGTGCGGTGCAGCACTGGCCGCCGTCGCCCTCGTAGGCGTTGCCGCCTGCAGCGACGGCGCCTCGTCCGGTGACGGCGGCCCCGTCACCTTGACCATGTGGCACGGCCTCACCGGCCCGGACGGCCCCGCCTTCCAGGAGGTGGTCGACAACTTCAACGACTCGCAGGACGAGGTCACCATCGAGGCCGAGGCCCTCCCCTGGGACTCCCTCTATCAGCAGTTCCTCACCGCGGCCACCTCCGACGACGGCCCGGACCTGGTCGCGATGAGCGCCTCCCGGCTCCCCCAGTACGCCGAACGCGGCGTGCTCGGCTCCACCGACGAGTTCTACGCCGACGACACCTACATGGACACTTCGGTCCTGGCCGAGGGTGCCGTACAAGCCTCCGTCTATGACGGCGTCAACTACGGCGTGCCCCTCAACCTCGGCCCGGTCCTGATGTACTGGAACAAAGCCCTCTTCGAAGAAGCCGGCCTGGACCCCGAAGCCCCGCCCACCACCTGGGAAGAGTTCGAGGAGATGATCCCGGACCTCACCGTGGACGAGGACGGTGACGGCACCCCCGAGCAGTACCCGATCGCCATGGGCGACCACTCCACGGTCCCGGTGTTCCCGAGCTTCCTGTGGAACGGCGGCGGTGGTGTGGTCTCCGACGACGGCACCACCTCCCTGCTGGGCGATGCGGCCACCGTGGCCGCCGCCGAGCACTGGGTGAACCTGGTGCGCGAGGAGCAGATCACCCCGGTGGGCATGTCCGGCGCCGACTCCGACCAGCTCTTCCAGGCCGAGCTCGCCGCGATCACCATCAACGGCCCGTGGATGACGGCCGGCCTGACCGAAGCCGGGCTCGACTACGACGTCACCGTGCCGATGGCCGGCCCCGAGGGCCAGTCGATCCTCGGTGACGTGGTCTCCATGACCATCTCCCAGCGCCTCACCGACGCCGAGAAGGACGCCGCCTTCACGTTCTTCGCCTACTGGGAGTCGGTGGAGAGCCAGGCCACCTGGGCCAACGGGTCGGGCTTCCCCGCCATCCGCACCGATATGCCGGGTGACGCGGTGACCAACGAATGGGCCGCCGTCTTCGGGGCACCTGAGGTGCTGGAGAACGTGCGCCCCTACCTGACGGGCGTGCCGGGATCGGGTGAGATCAACGAGGACATCTTCACCCCGGCGCTGCAGTCGGCGCTGAACGGCACCGGTGAGGTGGCCGATCTCTTCCCCGCCGCGGGCGAGGAGATCCAGGCCATCCTCGACGACGGCTCCTGA
- a CDS encoding DUF6036 family nucleotidyltransferase, with protein sequence MRRAELAHLLRAACRITGDRDILVIGSQAILGAFDEDDLPPAATASIEADIAFLDDPDRTKADGVEGAIGEMSAFHQANGVYAEGVHIETALYLPSGWRERLITWPLRSSEPADPHFLEPHDLAIAKLGAARDKDFDFVDTLIRANLLNLAVLHERYVLIPDEHRLVRERIGSFLARYSTA encoded by the coding sequence GTGAGACGCGCCGAACTCGCCCACCTTCTGCGGGCTGCGTGCAGAATCACCGGCGATCGGGACATCCTCGTCATCGGATCCCAGGCCATCCTGGGAGCCTTCGACGAGGATGACCTCCCACCCGCGGCGACAGCGTCCATCGAGGCCGACATCGCCTTCCTGGACGACCCGGATCGGACCAAAGCCGATGGCGTCGAAGGAGCGATCGGCGAAATGTCCGCGTTCCACCAGGCTAACGGGGTGTACGCGGAGGGTGTGCACATTGAGACGGCGCTCTACCTACCGTCTGGCTGGCGCGAGCGCCTGATCACGTGGCCGCTACGGTCTTCTGAGCCTGCCGATCCGCACTTCTTGGAACCACACGATCTCGCCATCGCCAAGCTCGGTGCGGCCCGGGATAAGGACTTCGACTTCGTCGACACACTCATCCGCGCGAACTTGCTGAATCTCGCGGTGCTGCACGAGCGGTACGTGCTCATTCCGGACGAGCACAGGCTCGTGCGCGAGAGGATCGGTAGCTTCCTGGCGCGATACTCGACCGCATGA